AGACCAAATTCTTAGAAGAGCCATACCAACCCCAACCTCAGTTACTTATGTAGGATATTTTCTTCTgatatttgtttttaacATCTTGATAGATGTTTGAGGTCAAATCATGCCAAGAAGTGTGAAGATTAGAATGCAAATTTATTACATAGAGATTGCagaaaagaatatatataatcatcatttttCGATATAGTTTTTCTTATAATTATGATAAGTTATTTATGAATGATTCAAAATTGACAACAATCTTTCCAATTTTCTTTGAACTGTgtctatatatttttgcCGATGATATATTCGCCACGTTTTATTAGTTGTAAGTAATTTTCACAATCTAAAGTCTCTTGCTGTAAATGAGATATAGTAATGATAGACCCTGGCCAAtgtttcttcaaaaacaaatgaCATATTCTAATGATGCCAGCATCCATACCTGAAAAGGCTTCATCTAACAGTAAAAGTTCAGGAAGCCTAATCATGCTTCTAATGAATAGTACCAACTTTTGATTAGTCACGGAtagtttattaaattgtaTATCTTTCATATCAAATAGGTTAAAGTATTTTAGAAAAGCATCGATTCTTGATCGTTCAATAGTAATTAtcttattcaaattattggTAAAGTTGTTTGGTGATCCATAATGCAAGCCAGTTGCAATCAACTCCGTGACAGTCAGTTTATCTCCGTAATCCTTTGAAACGATAGCGTGTAATTCTGGTGATGCGAATCCAATTCTAGAatttatatcaaaataGTTAGACTTACCAACCTTTCGTGGAATGCCGTTATCTAAAACTTTTGAATTCCAGGATTGTGGATGTTCTGCCATGATTAATGCCAAAAGTGTCGATTTACCTGTACCGTTCGCTCCGCGTAAGTGCCATCTACTTCCTGATTCGACTTTCCAATTAATTCCTGTAAAAACTGCCTCCcctttatattttatcccaacatctttcaattcaaaaacatttctaattgaattatcttttttatgATCTGAAGACTTATAAAAATGATCTTTAATAAGGTCCTTCGCACTGATCCCATTTCTGAAGGATACAGATCGATCATTCTCAAgtaattgtttattatgTAATTCTTTTATCTCCTGGATTTTTCctttgaaattgttgattGGGCCTTGGAATTCAACTCCATCTTGGTTGACATAACAAATATGTGTACACCAGGTAGGAATCGGATCCTGAATTCTTAAACCTATTACTGTGGAAGTAAAAGTGAAGAAACGATTTgcattgttgttgttgctaTCTAAGTCTCTTAAAAAGTTTGATATGGTATCACTTGTCACAGGATCTAGACCTAAAAATGGGTCATCGATCAATAGTAGATCTGGCTCTTTTAATAAACTACGTGCCATCCTTGCTCTTCTCATCTGTCCATTACTCAAACCCATTGTCCAACGACTTTGTAACTCagttaatttcaatttttctactaaataatgatataatttCATATTAATTTTGCGATTTGAAGTCTTAACATCATAAGCTACACTATTCGACCCAATTGCATTAtccaatatatattttttacaattttgATCGAAAGAATccttaaaatattcatatcTAGCGCCTAAATGAGCTGTAGGAATGACACCTTTGAATTCCAATTGTTCAATAGTCAAATTAGCAGACCCGTCGTTCAAGCTTTTTCCATACGTTCTTGACAATGAAGGCACAGATAGATACTTATTTCCAAGAATATTCAACATTTTTGTCTTTGAGGGACCCCATACAACCCACTTCTCACCATGTAAAATCTCTAAATGACCAATTTTCTTTGCGAAAACAAACTTAAAACTCCTAACTAAAGACGACTTAAACAAAGCATCATGAATCTTCACCACAAAATTACTGTTACTCATggattttaataaataataagcTCCAATTGAGTTTCAATTCCTAAAAAATCTTAGCACCAAATTGAATGTAAACTACCAATAACCGACACAATCAAAAAGGGGAGTGTAAAAagacaataatattaatatcaataatcGAAATCCTCCTCGATAACATAATTCAGATTGTAAAATTGACGATATAATCTAATAAGTATAAGTAAATTAAGAATGTTTTGCCATATGAACTCAATCtcattgtatttatttcttatatCACGTACATTTGAAGTTCGCGATATAGGGCTTTATCAGcaaatttagaaatatgAAATTGGAAACAATAAGGATATCGTTTAACGacaattaaataactttttaaatGGTTGTTTA
The Tetrapisispora phaffii CBS 4417 chromosome 8, complete genome DNA segment above includes these coding regions:
- the TPHA0H00120 gene encoding uncharacterized protein (similar to Saccharomyces cerevisiae YDR061W; ancestral locus Anc_8.176); the encoded protein is MSNSNFVVKIHDALFKSSLVRSFKFVFAKKIGHLEILHGEKWVVWGPSKTKMLNILGNKYLSVPSLSRTYGKSLNDGSANLTIEQLEFKGVIPTAHLGARYEYFKDSFDQNCKKYILDNAIGSNSVAYDVKTSNRKINMKLYHYLVEKLKLTELQSRWTMGLSNGQMRRARMARSLLKEPDLLLIDDPFLGLDPVTSDTISNFLRDLDSNNNNANRFFTFTSTVIGLRIQDPIPTWCTHICYVNQDGVEFQGPINNFKGKIQEIKELHNKQLLENDRSVSFRNGISAKDLIKDHFYKSSDHKKDNSIRNVFELKDVGIKYKGEAVFTGINWKVESGSRWHLRGANGTGKSTLLALIMAEHPQSWNSKVLDNGIPRKVGKSNYFDINSRIGFASPELHAIVSKDYGDKLTVTELIATGLHYGSPNNFTNNLNKIITIERSRIDAFLKYFNLFDMKDIQFNKLSVTNQKLVLFIRSMIRLPELLLLDEAFSGMDAGIIRICHLFLKKHWPGSIITISHLQQETLDCENYLQLIKRGEYIIGKNI